In the Flavobacterium sp. J372 genome, one interval contains:
- a CDS encoding succinylglutamate desuccinylase/aspartoacylase family protein has protein sequence MANHKDITILKETVKPGESKTINLEIARLHTMTRLKIPIIVERSKVDGPVVLFTAGLHGDEINGVEIVRQLIVRKINKPKIGTIICIPIINVFGFVNKSREFPDGRDLNRVFPGSKSGSLASRFAYYLLKEVIPHVDYCVDFHAGGASRFNAPQIRIVPGNGELKQLSDVFNAPFTLYSKNISGSFRSSCDKLGVKMLLFEGGKSLDINDEVTQEGVNGAKRFLKHFDMLSPKKKAKEPGMPTIYIEKSGWIRARHSGLFQNKAIAGQFVEKGEVIACITDPFGKFEQKVKAPNSGYIINANDAPIVFQGDAIFHISQ, from the coding sequence ATGGCAAACCATAAAGACATTACCATTTTAAAAGAAACCGTAAAGCCCGGCGAAAGCAAAACCATTAATCTTGAGATTGCACGCCTGCACACTATGACCCGCCTTAAAATCCCGATTATTGTGGAACGCAGCAAGGTTGATGGCCCGGTAGTGCTTTTCACGGCAGGATTGCATGGTGACGAAATAAACGGTGTTGAAATTGTACGCCAGCTTATTGTAAGGAAGATAAACAAGCCGAAAATTGGAACTATAATTTGCATACCCATCATCAATGTTTTCGGGTTTGTAAACAAAAGCCGGGAGTTTCCCGACGGGCGCGACCTCAACCGCGTTTTCCCGGGGAGTAAGTCGGGCTCGCTGGCCAGCCGCTTTGCGTATTATCTTTTAAAAGAAGTTATCCCGCATGTAGACTATTGTGTAGACTTCCATGCCGGTGGCGCCAGCCGTTTCAACGCTCCACAGATACGTATAGTACCCGGCAATGGTGAACTGAAACAACTGTCTGATGTTTTTAATGCTCCTTTTACGCTGTACTCAAAAAACATTAGCGGGTCTTTCCGTTCATCTTGCGATAAGCTGGGGGTAAAAATGCTGCTGTTTGAAGGCGGAAAATCGCTCGACATTAATGACGAAGTTACACAGGAAGGTGTGAACGGCGCCAAGCGTTTTCTGAAACACTTTGACATGTTGAGCCCGAAAAAGAAAGCCAAAGAACCGGGCATGCCGACTATCTATATTGAAAAATCAGGCTGGATACGTGCACGCCACAGCGGCCTTTTCCAGAATAAGGCCATAGCCGGGCAATTTGTAGAAAAAGGTGAGGTCATTGCCTGCATTACTGACCCTTTCGGCAAATTTGAGCAGAAGGTAAAAGCGCCAAACTCAGGTTATATCATCAATGCCAATGATGCACCAATTGTGTTTCAGGGCGATGCGATTTTTCATATAAGCCAGTGA
- a CDS encoding tryptophan 2,3-dioxygenase family protein has translation MEFTPDILQKLNEIDERFKSLNQKTETHLEGLIYSKPITYWDYIQTDALLNLQIQRTVLPDEMVFIMYHQINELLFKMMLWEIDQLCHTEVPSTDFFTEKLMRVSRYFDMLTTSFDIMRDGMDVEQYMKFRHNLTPASGFQSAQYRLIEFASTDLINLIDYRYRATIDRNTPYEHALEHLYWQAAGKDYKTGEKSYLLAEFERKYKKQFLDFMEEYNTINIWRKFKQLPEETQNDPKLIKAMRHYDYTVNVTWVMGHYNTAKKYIESVDGPQEATGGSDWKKYMHPRYQRRIFFPELWSEEELKSWGENV, from the coding sequence ATGGAATTCACACCTGATATACTGCAAAAACTTAATGAAATTGATGAACGTTTCAAGTCGCTGAACCAAAAGACGGAAACACATCTTGAAGGCTTGATTTATTCTAAACCAATTACATATTGGGATTACATACAAACCGATGCCTTATTGAATTTGCAGATACAGCGTACAGTGCTGCCTGACGAGATGGTGTTCATAATGTATCACCAAATCAATGAGTTATTGTTTAAGATGATGCTTTGGGAGATTGACCAGCTCTGCCATACCGAAGTGCCGTCAACAGATTTCTTTACAGAAAAACTGATGCGCGTAAGCCGGTATTTTGATATGCTTACCACATCTTTTGACATCATGCGTGACGGGATGGATGTAGAGCAGTATATGAAATTCCGCCACAATCTTACCCCCGCAAGCGGTTTCCAGAGCGCACAATACAGGTTGATTGAGTTTGCATCTACCGACCTTATCAATCTCATAGATTACCGCTACCGCGCCACTATTGACAGGAATACGCCTTATGAGCATGCGCTGGAGCACTTGTACTGGCAGGCAGCCGGAAAGGATTACAAAACGGGTGAAAAATCATACCTGCTGGCTGAATTTGAAAGGAAATATAAAAAGCAGTTTCTCGATTTTATGGAGGAATACAACACTATAAATATCTGGCGTAAGTTTAAGCAGCTGCCTGAAGAAACTCAGAATGACCCTAAGCTCATAAAGGCCATGCGCCATTATGACTATACAGTAAACGTTACCTGGGTGATGGGGCATTACAACACAGCTAAAAAATATATTGAAAGCGTTGACGGCCCGCAGGAAGCTACAGGTGGCAGCGACTGGAAAAAATATATGCACCCGCGTTACCAGCGCAGGATATTTTTCCCTGAACTATGGAGTGAGGAAGAACTAAAATCTTGGGGAGAAAACGTATAA
- a CDS encoding DUF3108 domain-containing protein: protein MKKLLALLILFTVGNAYSQGAFTTGEFFKFRIHYGVVNAGYATLEVKEAVRNNKKVHHVVGNGYTTGMTKFFFKVKDDYQSYFDKTTGKPYQFVRKIDEGGYTKNQEGFFNQAANTVTVKDYKHNTTKTFTVTEDVQDIVSTFYYLRNHPHVDKMAVGESIAVDMFFDDEVTKFRLKYIGRETIQTKWGKVPCMIFRPYVQAGRVFKEQESLTVWISDDDNKVPIRIKASLAVGSLKADIDEVKGLKYPLKITGK from the coding sequence ATGAAAAAATTACTTGCGTTACTTATACTTTTTACCGTTGGCAATGCATATTCGCAAGGAGCTTTCACTACAGGCGAATTCTTTAAATTCCGTATACATTATGGTGTTGTAAATGCAGGCTACGCGACCCTTGAGGTAAAAGAGGCCGTGCGCAACAATAAGAAAGTGCATCATGTTGTAGGCAATGGCTATACTACCGGTATGACCAAATTTTTCTTCAAAGTTAAAGACGATTACCAAAGCTATTTTGACAAAACCACAGGCAAGCCTTACCAGTTTGTCAGGAAAATTGATGAGGGAGGCTACACCAAGAATCAGGAAGGGTTTTTTAATCAGGCAGCTAATACTGTTACTGTAAAAGATTATAAACACAATACTACAAAAACATTTACGGTAACAGAAGATGTGCAGGACATTGTGTCAACTTTTTACTACCTGCGGAATCATCCGCATGTTGACAAAATGGCGGTGGGTGAATCTATTGCTGTCGATATGTTTTTTGATGATGAGGTTACAAAATTCAGGCTTAAATATATCGGCAGGGAAACCATACAGACAAAATGGGGCAAAGTGCCGTGCATGATATTCAGGCCTTATGTACAGGCCGGCCGTGTTTTTAAAGAGCAGGAGAGCCTTACGGTATGGATAAGCGATGATGACAATAAGGTACCTATCCGTATAAAAGCGAGCCTTGCCGTTGGATCACTAAAGGCTGATATTGATGAAGTTAAAGGATTGAAATATCCTTTAAAAATAACAGGAAAATAA
- a CDS encoding Fic family protein — protein sequence MEEILKALELKQQLDNLRPLEKEQEARIMQKFRLDWNYHSNNLEGNSLTYGETKALILFGVTAQGKPLKDHFEVTGHNEAINWVLEILQGDRPLNESFIRDVHKLLLKESYEVDAQTPDGKPTKKKVIVGDYKKMPNHVLTKTGEMFYFATPEETPSKMGDLMAWYNEKIAEADINPILLAAEFHYKFIRIHPFDDGNGRTARILMNFILMKFGYPPVIIKTEDKENYYAVLRLADADNLEPFIDYIAQNLNRSLEIMIAGAKGESIEEPDDIDKEIALLEKRLHSLGQSSKIGKSRNSVLFTIDQVIKKINDRTLDKNSKLSKFYLKLHSVLKISTNPIIDLDFDNIKTMNVENFKAISIKILFQKFSLVGYEDFDFEMLFYFKLLPTYYEIHANGVFVGMKPYGIKLTDLEVDEIINPELKRHKDFIEQKIAEKEKEL from the coding sequence ATGGAAGAGATACTTAAAGCATTAGAACTTAAACAGCAATTGGACAATCTCCGACCTTTAGAAAAAGAGCAAGAGGCAAGGATAATGCAGAAATTCCGTTTGGACTGGAATTATCACTCCAATAACCTTGAGGGAAACTCGCTCACATATGGAGAGACCAAAGCACTGATTCTATTTGGTGTGACGGCGCAGGGGAAGCCACTTAAAGACCATTTTGAAGTTACAGGGCATAATGAAGCCATCAACTGGGTATTAGAAATTTTACAAGGTGACAGGCCACTAAATGAAAGTTTTATAAGAGATGTACATAAACTTTTGTTGAAAGAATCATATGAAGTTGATGCTCAGACTCCTGACGGCAAGCCGACAAAGAAGAAAGTGATTGTTGGAGATTACAAAAAAATGCCCAACCATGTGCTCACCAAAACAGGCGAAATGTTCTATTTCGCGACACCTGAAGAAACACCTTCCAAAATGGGTGACCTGATGGCCTGGTATAATGAAAAAATCGCTGAAGCAGACATCAATCCGATACTATTGGCGGCTGAGTTCCATTATAAATTTATCCGCATACATCCGTTTGATGATGGTAATGGACGTACCGCCCGTATATTGATGAACTTTATATTGATGAAGTTTGGGTATCCACCAGTTATCATAAAAACTGAAGATAAAGAAAACTATTATGCTGTTTTACGCCTTGCAGATGCTGATAATTTAGAACCCTTCATTGACTACATTGCCCAAAATCTGAACCGCTCTCTTGAAATTATGATTGCCGGCGCAAAAGGTGAAAGCATTGAAGAACCTGATGATATTGATAAGGAGATTGCGTTGTTGGAGAAGAGATTGCATAGTTTGGGGCAAAGTTCCAAAATTGGTAAATCAAGAAACAGTGTCTTGTTTACTATTGACCAAGTAATAAAAAAAATAAACGACAGAACTTTAGACAAAAATTCTAAATTAAGTAAATTTTATCTGAAATTACATTCTGTACTCAAGATTAGTACTAATCCAATTATCGATTTAGACTTTGACAACATAAAAACTATGAATGTTGAGAATTTTAAGGCTATTTCTATCAAAATATTATTCCAAAAATTTTCACTTGTAGGTTATGAAGATTTTGATTTTGAGATGTTATTCTACTTTAAGCTACTTCCAACATATTATGAAATTCATGCAAATGGCGTGTTTGTAGGCATGAAGCCATATGGAATAAAACTGACAGATTTAGAAGTAGATGAAATTATTAACCCGGAACTTAAACGCCACAAAGACTTTATCGAACAAAAAATTGCTGAAAAAGAAAAAGAGCTTTAA
- a CDS encoding patatin-like phospholipase family protein, translating to MRNCLIAILLLIFSAVIAQEQKTAKPKVGVVLSGGGAKGLAHIGVLKVLEEQGIEVSYIGGTSMGAIVGGLYAAGYSAKELDSIFNSLDADALLQDYTPRGSKNFFEKRNDEIYALTLPFDKFRLGFPTALSKGLYNYTTINRLTDHVRHVRDFDKLPIPFVCIATDIETGEEVVLKEGILPDAILASGAFPSLYYPVEINGRLLIDGGVTNNYPIEEIRKMGADIIIGVDVQDGLKTRDQIRGATGVLVQINNYQMIQKMDEKRKQTDIYIKPDIEGYTVISFDLGKNIIAKGEEAARAAIDKLAPLGDGVLKEKAKIRLSDTIKVEYININRLNNFTRSYVIGKLKFKSGATITQDQLSNGINNLNATQNFNSISYSFRQGTQGGDVLDLQLKETPTNRYLKFGLHYDGLYKSGILVNLTQKNLFLRNDVASLDVVLGDNFRYTFDYYLDNGFHLSYGFHSYLTQFNRNLYADYSVGELKEIFGIESINFDYSDWTNQIYIQTLFAQRFMLGAGVELKHMKIKSDTFPGLTPVFDNSDYFSAYGYLKFDSYDNRYFPSEGWYFAGEGKQFLYSSDYTGDFSRFSILKGEFGTAKRLYKGLVVELQAETGFTIGDNTVPTFDFILGGYGFQVTNGLRHFYGYDFLSISGNSFLKGVLTLDYEIYRKNHINFSANFANVGYDLYDEGEILSIPRYSGYAFGYGMETIIGPIEIKHSWSPETKDHHTWFSVGFWF from the coding sequence ATGAGAAACTGCCTCATAGCCATACTGTTACTAATCTTTAGCGCCGTGATTGCACAGGAGCAGAAAACAGCTAAGCCTAAAGTTGGCGTGGTATTGAGCGGCGGCGGGGCAAAAGGCCTGGCACATATAGGTGTACTTAAGGTACTTGAAGAACAGGGCATTGAAGTGTCTTATATTGGCGGTACCAGCATGGGGGCTATCGTTGGCGGGCTATATGCTGCAGGCTATTCGGCTAAAGAACTTGATTCTATCTTCAACAGCCTTGATGCTGATGCACTGCTGCAGGATTATACCCCTCGTGGCTCTAAAAACTTCTTTGAAAAAAGGAATGATGAAATTTATGCCCTGACACTTCCTTTCGATAAGTTCCGGCTTGGTTTCCCTACGGCATTGTCAAAAGGATTGTATAACTATACTACCATCAACAGGCTGACTGACCATGTGCGCCACGTGCGTGATTTTGATAAGTTGCCCATACCTTTTGTATGTATTGCCACAGATATAGAAACCGGTGAAGAAGTGGTACTAAAAGAAGGTATACTGCCTGATGCTATCTTAGCCAGCGGGGCTTTCCCATCACTTTACTACCCGGTAGAAATAAACGGACGCCTCTTGATTGACGGGGGCGTTACCAACAACTACCCGATTGAGGAAATCAGGAAAATGGGCGCGGACATTATTATTGGTGTTGATGTGCAGGACGGCCTGAAAACGCGTGACCAGATACGTGGCGCTACAGGTGTGCTTGTACAGATAAACAACTACCAGATGATACAAAAGATGGATGAAAAGCGTAAGCAGACCGACATCTATATAAAACCTGATATTGAAGGGTATACCGTGATTTCATTTGACCTGGGTAAAAATATTATTGCCAAAGGCGAAGAAGCTGCCCGGGCAGCAATTGATAAACTTGCACCCTTGGGTGATGGTGTACTTAAAGAAAAAGCGAAGATACGGCTAAGCGATACCATTAAAGTAGAGTATATCAACATCAACCGGCTCAATAATTTTACACGATCATACGTGATTGGGAAACTTAAATTTAAGTCAGGCGCTACCATCACGCAAGACCAGCTGAGCAACGGAATCAATAACCTGAATGCCACCCAGAACTTTAATTCAATCAGCTACTCTTTCCGTCAAGGTACGCAGGGAGGTGATGTGCTTGACCTTCAGTTAAAGGAAACGCCAACAAACCGTTATCTTAAATTCGGCCTGCATTATGACGGATTGTATAAAAGCGGGATACTTGTAAATCTTACCCAGAAAAACCTTTTCCTTCGTAATGATGTTGCTTCGCTTGATGTGGTTCTGGGCGATAACTTCCGGTATACTTTTGACTATTATCTTGACAACGGATTTCATCTAAGTTATGGTTTCCACTCCTATCTAACACAATTCAATCGTAATCTTTATGCCGACTACTCTGTTGGAGAGCTAAAGGAAATTTTTGGTATAGAATCCATCAACTTTGATTACAGCGACTGGACAAACCAGATTTATATACAAACGCTTTTTGCACAGCGCTTTATGCTCGGTGCAGGGGTTGAGCTGAAGCATATGAAAATCAAATCAGATACATTTCCGGGTCTAACTCCGGTATTTGACAATAGCGACTATTTCTCGGCTTATGGGTATCTTAAATTTGATTCGTATGATAACAGATATTTCCCTTCTGAAGGATGGTATTTTGCAGGTGAAGGGAAGCAGTTCCTTTATTCGTCAGATTACACCGGAGACTTTAGCAGGTTCAGTATCTTAAAAGGTGAATTTGGTACAGCTAAACGGCTTTATAAAGGGCTTGTTGTTGAACTGCAGGCTGAAACAGGTTTCACTATAGGCGATAACACAGTACCAACATTTGATTTTATCCTTGGGGGGTATGGTTTCCAGGTAACCAATGGCCTGCGCCATTTCTACGGCTATGACTTCCTCAGCATTTCAGGCAACAGTTTCTTAAAGGGTGTACTCACGCTTGATTATGAAATATACCGTAAAAATCATATAAATTTCAGCGCAAATTTTGCTAACGTAGGATATGACCTTTATGATGAGGGTGAAATTTTATCAATACCGCGCTATAGCGGTTACGCATTTGGCTACGGTATGGAAACCATCATTGGCCCTATCGAAATAAAGCACAGCTGGTCTCCCGAAACTAAAGATCATCATACCTGGTTTAGCGTAGGCTTTTGGTTCTAG
- a CDS encoding homogentisate 1,2-dioxygenase gives MPIYHKVGNIPHKRHIQFEKPDGGLYYEQLFGTEGFHGHSSLLYHVHRPTQVKEIKKSYSVEPKIAIDKNIKSLLLKGFELKPQDDFLDSRKAMLVNRDCIIGLAAPRKSLRSYFYKNADADEMIFIHKGTGTLRTFMGNIPFEYGDYLIIPRGMIYQIDFDTEDNRLFYVESIAPFYTPKRYKNQSGQHLEHSPFCERDFKLPHQLETYDEKGDFLIKIKKEGIMHEVVYATHPFDVIGWDGYNFPYGFSIHNFEPITGRVHQPPPVHQTFETSTFVVCSFCPRVYDYHPKAIPAPYNHSNIDSDEVLYYVDGDFMSRNNIEQGHITLHPKGIPHGPAPGAMERSIGQTITEELAVMVDTFRPLMVTEEAMGLDDGKYYKSWVE, from the coding sequence ATGCCGATATATCATAAAGTGGGTAATATCCCTCATAAAAGACACATTCAATTTGAGAAGCCGGACGGCGGGCTCTACTATGAGCAGCTTTTCGGTACTGAGGGCTTTCATGGTCACTCTTCTTTGCTATACCATGTGCACAGGCCTACGCAGGTAAAAGAGATTAAAAAATCATACTCGGTAGAGCCAAAAATTGCCATAGATAAGAATATAAAATCTTTGCTGCTGAAAGGTTTTGAGCTGAAGCCGCAGGATGATTTTCTTGACAGCCGTAAAGCCATGCTGGTAAACCGCGACTGTATCATCGGGCTGGCGGCGCCCCGCAAATCGCTTCGCAGCTATTTTTATAAAAATGCTGATGCTGATGAAATGATCTTCATCCATAAAGGCACCGGTACGCTGCGCACATTCATGGGTAACATTCCGTTTGAATACGGAGACTACCTTATCATTCCGCGCGGCATGATTTACCAGATAGATTTTGATACTGAAGATAACCGCCTATTTTATGTAGAGTCTATAGCGCCATTCTATACGCCAAAACGCTACAAAAACCAAAGCGGGCAGCACCTTGAGCATTCGCCGTTTTGCGAGCGCGACTTCAAGCTTCCGCACCAGCTGGAAACTTATGACGAAAAAGGCGATTTCCTCATCAAGATTAAAAAAGAAGGCATAATGCATGAGGTGGTGTATGCCACACACCCGTTTGACGTAATAGGCTGGGACGGTTATAACTTCCCGTACGGCTTCAGCATACACAACTTTGAGCCGATTACAGGCCGCGTGCACCAGCCGCCTCCGGTACACCAGACTTTTGAGACATCTACTTTTGTAGTGTGCTCTTTCTGCCCAAGGGTTTATGACTATCACCCTAAAGCTATACCTGCGCCATATAACCACAGCAATATAGATAGTGATGAGGTGTTGTACTATGTTGATGGCGATTTCATGAGCCGCAATAACATAGAGCAGGGGCATATAACACTTCACCCTAAAGGTATACCGCACGGCCCTGCACCGGGAGCAATGGAACGCAGCATTGGCCAGACAATTACCGAAGAGCTTGCCGTGATGGTTGATACCTTCCGCCCGCTGATGGTGACTGAAGAGGCAATGGGCCTTGATGATGGCAAGTATTATAAATCGTGGGTTGAGTAA
- the uvrC gene encoding excinuclease ABC subunit UvrC, with protein MQTPLELQIQTLPDSPGVYQYFDKDERLLYVGKAKNLKKRVMSYFNKVNESGRIRVMVRKINTIKHIVVPTESEALLLENNLIKKLQPRYNVLLKDDKSYPWICIKKEPFSRVFSTRNVIKDGSEYFGPYTSFKTVYTLLDLIKELYPLRTCNYDLTETNIRSGKYKVCLEYHIGNCKGPCEGHDTYQNYQDHVNKIREILKGNFKESLRDFKTLMQELAAEMRFEEAQKIKNKIDILERYQARSTVFNPRIKNLDVFSIISDESMAYVNFIQVSHGAIIRSHTMEIKKKLDEPDDELLEIAIVELRDRFNLTSKEVLASHPVDLGEGVIVTVPKLGDKKQILDLSERNARFFRMDQLKQIKIVDPDRHTNRIMAQMKKDLRLTEEPRHIECFDNSNIQGTNPVSACVVFKDGKPSKKDYRHFNIKTVEGPNDFASMEEVVHRRYKRLLAENEPLPQLIIIDGGKGQLSSALKSLEELGLRGKITIIGIAKRLEEIYYPGDSVPMYLDKKSETLKIIQHLRNEAHRFGITHHRDKRSKGALQTSVVSIPGIGEKTMITLLKHFKSVKRLAAAPEEEIIKVVGPSKAKKITDFYKPKE; from the coding sequence ATGCAAACTCCCCTTGAATTACAGATACAGACTTTGCCCGACAGCCCGGGTGTGTACCAGTATTTTGATAAAGACGAAAGGCTGCTGTATGTAGGCAAGGCCAAGAACCTGAAGAAGCGTGTAATGTCTTATTTCAACAAGGTAAATGAAAGCGGGCGCATACGCGTTATGGTTCGGAAAATCAATACCATAAAGCACATAGTGGTACCAACTGAAAGTGAAGCATTGCTTTTGGAGAATAACCTTATAAAAAAACTTCAGCCGAGATACAATGTTCTGCTCAAGGATGATAAATCATACCCATGGATTTGCATCAAGAAAGAGCCCTTCTCCAGGGTTTTTTCGACTAGAAATGTGATAAAGGATGGGTCGGAGTATTTTGGCCCGTACACATCATTTAAAACGGTTTACACGCTTCTTGACCTGATAAAGGAATTGTACCCCCTGCGCACCTGCAACTACGACTTAACCGAAACCAATATACGGTCAGGAAAGTACAAAGTTTGCCTGGAGTATCACATAGGTAATTGCAAAGGCCCATGCGAAGGGCATGATACATACCAAAACTACCAGGACCATGTAAACAAAATACGCGAAATTTTAAAAGGCAATTTTAAAGAAAGCCTTCGTGATTTTAAAACCTTGATGCAGGAACTGGCCGCAGAGATGCGGTTTGAGGAGGCGCAAAAGATAAAGAATAAGATAGATATACTGGAAAGATACCAGGCCCGTAGCACGGTATTTAACCCGCGAATAAAGAACCTCGACGTATTCAGTATCATTAGTGATGAAAGCATGGCATACGTCAACTTTATACAGGTATCACATGGCGCCATCATCCGCTCACATACCATGGAAATCAAGAAAAAGCTTGACGAGCCGGATGATGAATTGCTGGAAATTGCGATAGTAGAATTACGTGACCGCTTTAACCTGACTTCAAAAGAAGTGCTGGCATCGCACCCTGTTGACCTTGGTGAGGGTGTAATTGTAACGGTACCTAAATTGGGAGATAAAAAGCAGATACTTGACCTGAGCGAGCGCAACGCCCGTTTCTTCAGGATGGACCAGCTGAAGCAAATCAAAATTGTAGACCCCGACAGGCACACAAACCGCATCATGGCCCAAATGAAGAAAGACCTTCGCCTGACTGAAGAGCCACGTCATATTGAGTGCTTTGATAACAGTAACATACAGGGTACAAATCCGGTTTCGGCATGCGTGGTATTTAAAGACGGCAAGCCTAGCAAGAAAGATTATCGGCATTTCAATATAAAAACTGTAGAAGGCCCTAATGACTTTGCCAGTATGGAAGAGGTAGTGCACCGCCGGTATAAACGCCTCTTAGCTGAAAATGAACCATTGCCTCAGCTTATAATCATTGACGGTGGTAAGGGGCAACTGTCATCAGCATTGAAAAGCCTGGAAGAGCTAGGCCTGCGCGGGAAGATAACCATTATCGGCATTGCCAAGCGGCTGGAAGAAATTTACTACCCGGGAGATTCTGTGCCAATGTACCTTGACAAAAAAAGCGAAACGCTGAAAATCATACAGCACCTGCGCAATGAGGCGCACCGTTTCGGTATTACGCACCATCGTGACAAGCGCAGCAAAGGCGCGTTGCAAACATCGGTTGTTTCTATACCGGGTATTGGTGAAAAAACAATGATAACGCTGTTGAAACATTTTAAATCAGTTAAAAGATTGGCAGCCGCACCCGAAGAAGAAATTATAAAGGTGGTTGGCCCGAGCAAAGCCAAAAAAATTACCGACTTTTACAAGCCGAAAGAATAA
- the hppD gene encoding 4-hydroxyphenylpyruvate dioxygenase → MSNEIKSVEYGLEKIFEGAQDFLPLLGTDYVEFIVGNAKQAAHFYKTAFGFQSLAYAGLETGVKDRASYVLKQDKIRIVLTTPLKGDSPLNDHIVKHGDAVKVVALWVDDARKSFEETTARGARPYMEPTVETDEFGEVVRAGIYTYGETVHMFVERKNYNGTFLPGYREWKSDYNPAPVGLKYIDHMVGNVGWNEMNVWVKWYEEVMGFVNFLSFDDKQINTEYSALMSKVMSNGNGRIKFPINEPAEGIKKSQIEEYLDFYGGPGVQHIAVATDDIIKTVSDMKARGVEFLSQPPQAYYDAVPERLGAHRGAFKEDILEIQKLGIMVDADEEGYLLQIFTKPVEDRPTLFFEIIQRMGARGFGAGNFKALFESIEREQALRGTL, encoded by the coding sequence ATGAGCAACGAGATAAAGAGCGTAGAATACGGACTTGAAAAAATATTTGAAGGGGCACAGGATTTCCTGCCGCTTCTGGGTACAGACTATGTTGAATTTATAGTGGGCAACGCCAAGCAGGCGGCACACTTTTACAAAACGGCTTTCGGCTTTCAGTCGCTGGCCTATGCCGGATTGGAAACAGGAGTTAAAGACCGAGCATCATACGTGCTGAAACAGGACAAAATACGCATTGTGCTTACAACGCCGCTTAAGGGAGATTCGCCTTTAAATGACCATATCGTAAAGCATGGTGACGCCGTAAAGGTAGTGGCGCTATGGGTTGATGATGCACGTAAATCTTTTGAAGAAACAACTGCACGTGGCGCAAGGCCTTACATGGAGCCAACAGTTGAAACTGACGAGTTTGGTGAAGTGGTTCGTGCCGGTATTTATACCTACGGCGAGACGGTGCATATGTTTGTGGAGCGAAAAAACTACAACGGCACTTTCCTTCCGGGGTATCGTGAATGGAAATCTGACTATAACCCTGCTCCTGTTGGCCTTAAGTACATAGACCATATGGTTGGCAACGTAGGCTGGAACGAGATGAATGTATGGGTTAAGTGGTATGAAGAGGTAATGGGCTTTGTAAACTTCCTTTCGTTTGATGATAAGCAGATCAATACCGAATATTCGGCGCTTATGAGTAAAGTTATGAGCAATGGCAACGGCCGCATTAAGTTCCCTATCAATGAGCCTGCTGAAGGTATAAAGAAATCGCAGATTGAAGAATATCTTGATTTTTATGGCGGGCCCGGCGTACAGCATATAGCTGTGGCTACCGATGATATTATCAAGACTGTGTCAGACATGAAAGCAAGGGGTGTAGAGTTCCTTAGCCAGCCACCCCAGGCTTATTATGATGCCGTGCCGGAAAGGCTTGGTGCGCACCGCGGAGCATTTAAGGAAGATATCCTTGAAATTCAGAAGCTTGGTATAATGGTTGATGCTGATGAGGAAGGATATCTGTTACAGATATTTACTAAGCCAGTAGAAGACAGGCCGACACTTTTCTTTGAAATTATACAGCGTATGGGCGCCCGTGGTTTTGGTGCCGGTAACTTTAAAGCGCTGTTTGAGAGCATTGAACGTGAGCAGGCATTAAGAGGTACATTGTAA